A region from the Pelobates fuscus isolate aPelFus1 chromosome 3, aPelFus1.pri, whole genome shotgun sequence genome encodes:
- the CIB2 gene encoding calcium and integrin-binding family member 2, which yields MGNKQTIFTDEQLDAYQDCSFFTRKEILRLHARFYELAPNMVPMDYTNDPDVKVPMQLIINMPELMENPFKERIVQAFSEDGEGNLSFNDFVDMLSVMSEMAPRELKAIYAFKIYDFNTDNFICKSDLEKTLNKLTREELEEEEVTLVCEKVIEEADMDGDGKLAFSDFENMISKAPDFLSTFHIRI from the exons ATgggaaataaacaaacaatttTTACAGATGAACAACTAGATGCCTATCAG gattgttCTTTCTTCACAAGGAAAGAAATTCTTAG ATTGCATGCGAGATTTTATGAGCTGGCTCCAAATATGGTACCTATGGACTATACAAATGATCCAGATGTCAAAGTGCCCATGCAGTTAATTATTAATATGCCAGAGCTGATG GAAAATCCTTTCAAGGAGAGAATTGTGCAAGCCTTCTCAGAGGATGGAGAAGGAAACCTCAGTTTCAACGACTTTGTTGACATGTTGTCGGTGATGAGTGAGATGGCACCTCGGGAGCTCAAAGCAATCTATGCTTTCAAGATCTACG ATTTCAACACCGACAACTTCATCTGTAAATCAGATCTGGAGAAAACACTCAATAAGTTGACACGAGAAGAACTGGAGGAGGAGGAAGTGACTCTCGTGTGTGAGAAGGTTATTGAGGAGGCAGATATGGATGGAGATGGAAAACTGGCGTTTTCAGATTTCGAGAACATGATTTCAAAAGCGCCGGACTTTCTCAG TACTTTCCATATAAGGATATGA